A genomic stretch from Pyxidicoccus trucidator includes:
- a CDS encoding RiPP maturation radical SAM C-methyltransferase: MTALPTPSPRTGAPMKVCLIALPWSMYRHPSAALGALSAFLRQQEPGVEVTTRSEFLEAALAIGVPLYDRISQAFSLGELLYAALLFPERKEHVRAYFGERMAELAGPLDGPGGGLLDAALRGPEPTWESAFDGLLGRLDAHLDRAVEAIAGQYQLVGLTTCFGQLFANLAFGQRLARRSPGTRILLGGSTVSEKVGPSLLKEFDFLDYVIQGEGEQPLTALVRRLREGRADMSGLKGILSRETAAAHENGAPLWEVSNMDELPLPDYDEYAAKAERANLLWLITIEGSRGCWWDRTKRSGNPKNTCYFCNLNVQWNGYRQKGAERLASEVVALNERYANNVLFFLDNIIRSKGIDELAQRLIDTRKDFIIFYEMRANVRPYELLLLHEAGLRFVQFGIESLSSSYLDRIGKGTSVIANLQVMKLCHELGITNGANLLTHFPGGTAQEVEETQRTLLEYALAYEPLNPNPFWLGRGSTLDALRKEYGLTRIRNADFYRVGLPERVYEQLALMDLSFDSPTQPVDWSGVYQACKVWSGAYAAARQTEYRHLLSYLDGGTSLRIYDARSGQLQNTVLRGPARDVYLYCLEIRKWEELRARFVDTGRMSVEELRGLLDGWNALRLLYREGERFEASRFLALAPAFTPQMAARRIRESHEAEQRERSRPGGSEGEPRRPAVALPVA; the protein is encoded by the coding sequence ATGACGGCGCTGCCCACCCCCTCCCCACGCACCGGAGCTCCCATGAAGGTGTGCCTCATCGCGCTTCCCTGGTCCATGTACCGGCATCCCTCCGCCGCGCTCGGAGCGCTCTCGGCCTTCCTGCGCCAGCAGGAGCCGGGCGTGGAGGTCACGACGCGCTCGGAGTTCCTCGAGGCCGCGCTGGCCATCGGGGTTCCGCTCTATGACCGCATCTCCCAGGCCTTCTCGCTCGGCGAGCTGCTCTATGCCGCCCTCCTGTTCCCGGAGCGCAAGGAGCACGTGCGCGCCTACTTCGGCGAGCGCATGGCGGAGCTGGCCGGCCCGCTCGATGGCCCGGGTGGAGGGTTGCTGGACGCGGCGCTCCGGGGCCCCGAGCCTACCTGGGAGTCCGCCTTCGATGGGCTGCTCGGGCGGCTGGACGCCCACCTGGACCGGGCGGTGGAGGCCATCGCCGGGCAGTACCAGCTGGTCGGCCTGACCACCTGCTTCGGCCAGCTCTTCGCGAACCTGGCCTTCGGTCAGCGGCTCGCGCGGCGCTCGCCGGGAACCCGCATCCTCCTCGGCGGTTCGACCGTCTCCGAGAAGGTCGGCCCGTCGCTCCTGAAGGAGTTCGACTTCCTCGACTACGTCATTCAAGGCGAGGGGGAGCAGCCGCTGACGGCGCTCGTCCGCAGGCTCCGGGAGGGCCGCGCGGACATGAGCGGGCTCAAGGGCATCCTCTCCCGCGAGACGGCCGCCGCTCACGAGAACGGCGCGCCGCTGTGGGAGGTCTCGAACATGGACGAGCTCCCTCTGCCCGACTACGACGAGTACGCGGCGAAGGCCGAGCGGGCCAACCTGCTCTGGCTCATCACCATCGAGGGCTCTCGCGGGTGCTGGTGGGACCGGACCAAGCGCAGCGGCAACCCCAAGAACACCTGCTACTTCTGCAACCTGAACGTGCAGTGGAACGGCTACCGCCAGAAGGGCGCGGAGCGGCTCGCGTCGGAGGTCGTCGCGCTCAACGAGCGCTACGCCAACAACGTCCTGTTCTTCCTCGACAACATCATCCGGAGCAAGGGCATTGACGAGCTGGCCCAGCGGCTGATCGACACCCGGAAGGACTTCATCATCTTCTACGAGATGCGGGCGAACGTGCGGCCCTACGAGCTGCTCCTGCTCCACGAGGCCGGGCTGCGCTTCGTGCAGTTCGGCATCGAGAGCCTCTCGTCCAGCTACCTCGACCGCATCGGCAAGGGCACCTCGGTCATCGCCAACCTCCAGGTGATGAAGCTCTGCCACGAGCTGGGCATCACCAACGGGGCCAACCTGCTGACCCACTTCCCCGGGGGCACCGCCCAGGAGGTGGAGGAGACCCAGCGGACCCTCCTCGAGTATGCGCTGGCCTATGAGCCGCTCAACCCAAACCCCTTCTGGCTGGGACGCGGCTCGACGCTGGATGCCCTCCGGAAGGAGTACGGGCTCACCCGCATCCGCAACGCGGACTTCTACCGCGTGGGGCTGCCGGAGCGGGTGTACGAGCAGCTGGCGCTGATGGACCTCTCGTTCGACAGCCCCACCCAGCCCGTGGACTGGAGCGGCGTCTATCAGGCCTGCAAGGTGTGGAGCGGCGCGTACGCAGCGGCCCGCCAGACGGAGTACCGGCACCTGCTGTCGTATCTGGACGGAGGCACGTCCCTGCGCATCTACGATGCCCGCTCCGGCCAGCTCCAGAACACGGTGCTGCGCGGGCCCGCGCGCGACGTCTACCTGTACTGTCTGGAGATCCGCAAATGGGAGGAGCTCCGCGCGCGCTTCGTCGACACGGGGCGCATGAGCGTGGAGGAGCTGCGTGGGCTGCTCGACGGCTGGAACGCGCTGCGCCTGCTCTACCGGGAGGGCGAGCGCTTCGAGGCGAGCCGCTTCCTGGCACTGGCCCCCGCCTTCACCCCCCAGATGGCGGCGCGACGCATTCGCGAGTCGCACGAGGCGGAGCAGCGGGAGCGCTCCCGGCCGGGCGGGAGCGAGGGTGAGCCGCGCCGCCCCGCGGTGGCGCTGCCGGTGGCCTGA
- a CDS encoding M28 family peptidase → MSVPEKISERRGGLRAWLTGLGLTTVLLALNGVTDRLPMPRPAEAPPSEFSEARAAAVVRVLSEEIGPRVPGMPGHRKAAEHLLGLLRAMPGVEAELQDVTGTYLDGDTMVAYRTQNVVARLAGRRPDALLLSAHYDSTPESSGAADDAAGTAALVEVARALASGPPLENTVLFNLNGAEEYCLCGSAGFLRHRWARDVRGFVNLEATGMGGQSVLFQAGPGSPWLLEAYARAAPRPEGNVLGQDLFAHDLIPAATDGLVYRQAGLPGLDVAFFRDGHAIHSALDRLARLEPGSLQHMGDNALAVTRELAGQPLRAPEAGAPPVFFDVWGRWLVAYGPGAAAAWAIVAGGLAAVATVFAARRARVAPGRIAAGGGIALLSLTLALLVPVALSLVPPYVLGRPHGWYATPWLASAGFGALSLAGALLPRWLWQRRWVARGIPPAQRVLAAWSGGLWVWLCLLVAAQAAGLGTAYLALGWVLGGALGLAAAASVPPRLRALVLYAGWAAGMLLTLNASSALLDLFIPVAGRLPLPFPADPLIALIAALPVAAGALLGLAPVLEGERLGVPLAASALGGALLLGAIASSAPYTPEHPKRMWLEHRQSDAGTQLLFSSWDHPDARGALSAFGDLRSVQGLPGARLRYGRPASSLELLEPRVEVLESRFDEATASRTVRLRFPAGADYLSRVTIPAGVLRGWSLSEELPPSDGAQVLELLGAPDAGWEISLRLAGQEPVPLEFEDYFSARSPEVDAVLSRMPPWTTTNVRFSTHATLKL, encoded by the coding sequence GTGAGCGTGCCCGAGAAGATATCGGAGAGGAGAGGCGGGCTCCGTGCCTGGCTCACCGGGCTCGGGCTGACCACGGTGCTGCTCGCGCTGAATGGGGTGACGGACCGCCTGCCCATGCCCCGGCCCGCGGAGGCGCCTCCCAGCGAGTTCTCGGAGGCCCGCGCCGCGGCCGTCGTCCGCGTTCTCTCCGAGGAGATTGGCCCGCGCGTGCCGGGGATGCCGGGCCACCGCAAGGCCGCCGAGCACCTGCTTGGCCTGCTCCGCGCCATGCCGGGAGTGGAGGCGGAGCTCCAGGACGTCACGGGGACGTACCTCGATGGCGACACCATGGTTGCCTACCGCACCCAGAACGTCGTGGCCCGCCTCGCGGGGCGGAGACCGGACGCGCTGCTCCTCTCCGCGCACTATGACTCGACACCCGAGTCCTCCGGCGCGGCGGACGACGCGGCCGGCACCGCCGCGCTCGTGGAGGTGGCGCGGGCGCTCGCGAGCGGCCCTCCGCTCGAGAACACGGTGCTCTTCAACCTCAACGGCGCCGAGGAGTACTGCCTCTGCGGCTCCGCGGGCTTCCTCCGGCACCGGTGGGCGCGGGACGTGCGCGGCTTCGTCAACCTCGAGGCGACCGGGATGGGCGGGCAGTCCGTCCTCTTCCAGGCAGGGCCTGGCAGTCCGTGGCTGCTGGAGGCCTACGCCCGCGCCGCGCCCCGTCCCGAGGGGAACGTGCTCGGCCAGGACCTCTTCGCGCATGACCTCATCCCGGCCGCCACGGATGGCCTCGTGTACCGGCAGGCGGGCCTCCCCGGGCTGGACGTCGCGTTCTTCCGGGATGGCCATGCCATCCACTCCGCGCTGGACCGCCTGGCGCGGCTCGAGCCAGGCAGTCTGCAGCACATGGGGGACAACGCCCTCGCTGTCACGCGCGAGCTCGCGGGGCAGCCGCTGCGAGCGCCGGAGGCCGGAGCCCCTCCCGTCTTCTTCGATGTGTGGGGGCGCTGGTTGGTGGCCTATGGGCCTGGCGCCGCCGCGGCATGGGCCATCGTGGCGGGGGGGCTCGCCGCCGTGGCCACCGTCTTCGCCGCACGCCGCGCGCGGGTGGCGCCCGGGCGGATTGCCGCGGGTGGGGGGATTGCGCTGCTCTCCTTGACGCTCGCGCTGCTGGTGCCCGTCGCACTCTCGCTCGTCCCCCCCTACGTCCTCGGCCGGCCACACGGCTGGTACGCCACGCCGTGGCTTGCTTCCGCGGGCTTCGGCGCGCTGTCCCTGGCCGGTGCGCTGCTGCCGCGCTGGCTCTGGCAGCGCCGGTGGGTGGCCCGGGGTATTCCTCCGGCGCAGCGGGTCCTCGCGGCTTGGAGCGGCGGCCTGTGGGTGTGGCTGTGCCTCCTGGTGGCGGCGCAGGCCGCCGGGCTCGGCACCGCCTACCTCGCGCTCGGGTGGGTGCTGGGCGGCGCGCTCGGGCTGGCCGCGGCCGCCAGCGTCCCCCCGCGGCTGCGGGCCCTCGTGCTCTACGCGGGCTGGGCGGCGGGGATGTTGCTCACCCTGAACGCCAGCAGCGCGCTGTTGGACCTCTTCATTCCTGTCGCGGGCCGGCTCCCGCTCCCATTCCCGGCGGATCCGCTGATCGCCTTGATTGCCGCGCTGCCGGTGGCCGCCGGGGCGCTGCTGGGGCTTGCGCCTGTCCTGGAGGGCGAGCGGCTCGGGGTGCCCCTGGCCGCGAGCGCCCTCGGGGGCGCGCTGCTCCTGGGGGCCATCGCATCGAGCGCCCCGTATACGCCCGAGCATCCCAAGCGGATGTGGCTGGAGCACCGCCAGAGCGATGCCGGCACCCAGCTGCTTTTCTCGAGCTGGGACCACCCCGACGCGCGCGGGGCGCTCTCGGCCTTCGGCGACCTGCGCTCCGTCCAGGGCCTGCCCGGAGCCCGGCTCCGGTACGGGCGGCCCGCCTCCTCGCTGGAGCTGCTGGAGCCCCGCGTGGAGGTGCTCGAGTCGCGCTTCGACGAGGCCACCGCGAGCCGGACCGTCCGGCTCCGCTTTCCCGCGGGAGCCGACTATCTCTCGCGCGTGACGATTCCGGCGGGCGTGCTCCGGGGCTGGTCGCTGTCGGAGGAGCTCCCTCCCTCGGACGGCGCCCAGGTCCTGGAGCTGCTCGGTGCGCCGGATGCGGGGTGGGAGATTTCCTTGCGGCTCGCGGGCCAGGAGCCCGTGCCGCTGGAGTTCGAGGACTACTTCAGCGCCCGGTCGCCGGAAGTCGACGCGGTGCTCTCCCGGATGCCGCCCTGGACGACCACCAACGTCAGGTTCTCCACCCACGCCACCCTGAAGCTGTGA
- a CDS encoding DUF5916 domain-containing protein — translation MSHAAALALAVVLTLLSPLVAGANEDGRALQARRVTERIALDGRLDEPAWVDAIPFDAFLQRFPLEGAPPSERTVVRVMYDERNLYVGFTCFDSKPALLNRKLGRRDSPPPSDTVEVAIDSVNDRRSAYVFGVNAGGVLFDSLVQDDGTVSSEWDAVWDAAVQTLPGGWSAELRIPLNILRFTEADLQTWGFLARRRLARTNEEMASALVPRTGSGQISRFGTLEELRQLRPRPQLELSPYLAARAAREPQFSDPTRPDPRLLNPSMDVGLDLKAALSSELLLVATLHPDFGQVEADQLILDLSNVEPYFPEKRPFFVQGLELFQPPPSGNGGVSAQQLFYSRRIGLETPILAATKLTWSVTPRLDVALLDAYVLGTRAPEFDEATPDRRFRLGLLHFGPANALPRAPQIPANFLVAVTRWRPREGMTVGGRVALATPFTSTCTDEDAARPEAQQPLGCVAQGGNTGALEWDLRSAGSEWVLAGQLLGSQTVGGPPRRLLSDGTPLARGDTGLGAYVMAGKLGGEPFRFDVSYRYNSPTLELNAAGYLPSQNEHSAAVYLRYTRPNGLGLFPSFDAYVLANGTWTADGRGIDRVRRVGAGVNAVLPGFHEVGLEVGNLDPRFDTREIPGTGIPYQRAGLHYLSLLAETNPHRPLSFSLDGVLRYTPWPTASRGALGWLADAGLTYRPDDRFEAKLLVSTELAPSGPRWVDPGEDAPVFGALTAQSLSFILRLQWVLTPRLTLQGYAQQFTNLGRYDGFFQGVPGEDSRIRLSDLVPVEYGGSPDFHGSALNLNLVLRWEYRLGSLLYLVYTRSQLEAPGTPLPRTVRPSGLPSGPTTDVVLVKWSYFWAG, via the coding sequence ATGTCCCACGCCGCCGCGCTCGCCCTGGCCGTTGTCCTCACCCTGCTCTCGCCGCTCGTTGCCGGCGCGAACGAGGACGGCCGTGCGCTCCAGGCCCGGCGCGTGACGGAGCGGATCGCGCTCGACGGCAGGTTGGACGAGCCCGCCTGGGTCGACGCCATCCCCTTCGACGCCTTTCTCCAGCGCTTCCCCCTGGAGGGTGCGCCACCCAGCGAGCGCACCGTGGTGCGCGTGATGTACGACGAGCGCAACCTCTACGTGGGGTTCACCTGCTTCGACTCGAAGCCCGCCCTGCTCAACCGGAAGCTCGGGCGGCGGGACAGCCCTCCCCCGTCGGACACCGTCGAGGTGGCCATCGACTCCGTGAACGATCGCCGGAGCGCCTACGTCTTCGGGGTGAACGCGGGCGGAGTGCTCTTCGACTCGCTCGTCCAGGACGACGGCACCGTCTCCTCCGAGTGGGACGCGGTCTGGGACGCCGCGGTCCAGACGCTGCCGGGCGGCTGGTCCGCCGAGCTGCGCATCCCGCTGAACATCCTCCGCTTCACCGAGGCCGACCTCCAGACGTGGGGGTTCCTCGCCCGGCGGAGGCTGGCACGCACGAACGAGGAGATGGCCTCCGCCCTCGTCCCCCGCACCGGCAGCGGTCAGATATCGCGGTTCGGCACGCTCGAGGAGCTGAGGCAGCTCAGGCCCCGCCCCCAGCTGGAGCTCAGCCCCTACCTGGCGGCCCGCGCCGCGCGCGAGCCGCAGTTCTCGGACCCCACCCGCCCCGACCCGCGGCTGCTCAATCCCTCGATGGACGTCGGGTTGGACCTCAAGGCGGCCCTCTCCAGCGAGCTGCTGCTGGTCGCCACGCTCCACCCCGACTTCGGCCAGGTGGAGGCGGACCAGCTCATCCTCGACCTGTCCAATGTCGAGCCCTACTTCCCGGAGAAGCGGCCCTTCTTCGTGCAGGGGCTGGAGCTCTTCCAGCCGCCGCCCAGCGGCAACGGCGGCGTGTCGGCGCAGCAGCTCTTCTACTCACGCCGCATCGGCCTGGAGACGCCCATCCTGGCGGCCACCAAGCTGACCTGGTCGGTGACGCCGCGGCTCGACGTGGCGTTGCTGGACGCCTATGTCCTCGGCACGCGCGCACCCGAGTTCGACGAGGCCACACCGGACCGGCGGTTCCGCCTGGGCCTGCTCCACTTCGGACCCGCGAACGCGCTGCCACGCGCGCCCCAGATTCCCGCGAACTTCCTGGTGGCGGTCACCCGCTGGCGGCCCCGGGAAGGCATGACGGTGGGCGGCCGGGTGGCGCTGGCCACCCCCTTCACCAGCACGTGCACCGACGAGGACGCCGCCCGCCCCGAGGCGCAGCAGCCGCTCGGCTGCGTGGCGCAGGGGGGCAACACAGGGGCCCTCGAGTGGGACCTTCGGAGCGCGGGCTCCGAGTGGGTGCTGGCCGGCCAGCTCCTTGGCTCGCAGACCGTCGGCGGGCCACCGCGGCGGCTCCTGAGCGACGGAACGCCCCTGGCCCGGGGGGACACCGGCCTGGGGGCCTACGTCATGGCGGGAAAGCTGGGCGGCGAGCCGTTCCGGTTCGACGTCTCCTACCGGTACAACAGCCCCACGCTCGAGCTCAACGCCGCGGGCTACCTGCCCAGCCAGAACGAGCATTCGGCGGCCGTCTACCTGCGCTACACCCGGCCGAACGGCCTTGGCCTGTTCCCCTCCTTCGATGCCTATGTGCTCGCCAACGGCACGTGGACCGCGGACGGCCGGGGCATCGACCGGGTCCGCCGGGTGGGTGCGGGGGTCAACGCGGTCCTCCCGGGCTTCCACGAGGTGGGGCTGGAGGTGGGCAACCTCGATCCGCGCTTCGACACCCGGGAGATTCCCGGCACGGGAATCCCCTACCAGCGCGCGGGCCTCCACTACCTCAGCCTCCTCGCCGAGACGAACCCGCACCGGCCCCTGTCCTTCTCCCTGGACGGCGTCCTCCGGTACACCCCCTGGCCCACGGCCTCGCGCGGGGCGCTGGGCTGGCTGGCGGATGCGGGCCTCACCTACCGCCCGGATGATCGCTTCGAGGCGAAGCTCCTGGTCAGCACGGAGCTGGCGCCGAGCGGCCCGCGCTGGGTCGACCCGGGTGAGGACGCGCCCGTCTTCGGCGCGCTGACCGCCCAGAGCCTCTCGTTCATCCTCCGGCTGCAGTGGGTGCTCACGCCGCGGCTGACGCTGCAGGGCTACGCGCAGCAGTTCACCAACCTCGGCAGGTATGACGGCTTCTTCCAGGGAGTGCCCGGAGAGGACTCGCGCATCCGGCTCTCGGACCTCGTGCCGGTGGAGTACGGGGGCAGTCCGGACTTCCACGGCTCCGCGCTGAACCTGAACCTGGTGCTGCGCTGGGAGTACCGACTGGGCTCACTCCTCTACCTCGTCTACACCCGCTCCCAGCTCGAGGCGCCGGGCACGCCACTGCCCCGGACGGTGCGCCCCTCGGGCCTGCCGAGTGGACCGACAACCGACGTCGTGCTGGTGAAGTGGTCCTACTTCTGGGCCGGCTGA
- a CDS encoding non-ribosomal peptide synthetase: MTRTAIDDIYPLSPLQQGLLFQSLYAPAAGQHVLQIVCALEGPLDLAAFQATWTYLLERHGALRASFAWDDVDEPLQILHREVALPLESLDWRQLDEGTQRKTLDAYLEADRGRGFELDKAPLMRLALARLGEARHVFIWSCHHLLTDGWSLGLLLRECLAAYQALSAGRTPAPAPVRPYRDYIAWVKQQPREAAERYWRERLRGFTSPTPVPFARASKVGEAARHGRRVASLSRELSERLRDLARENALTLNTVFQGAWALLLSRYTGEHDVVFGATVSGRPVTLPGAEAMVGMFINTLPVRVRVEPDAALLPWLQRLQTAQAECQQYEYSSLMEVQGWSELPRGQQLFDTLLVFENFPRTLAEGSHLGRLGIGDIEVLDYTNFALDLDVLPGPELTLLATFDLHRLEESRVARLLSHLLHLLAQLVARPDVPLRALDILPEEERRRLLVEWSQRPVEFPLERPLHALVEEQVARAPERVAVTHRDASLTYAELNTRANRAAHRLIAEGVGPDVLVALLAERELHFPVSVLGVLKAGGGYLPLDPGLPPERLAQILGQSRVPLVLVSPGQRELLERTLAQLGHPSPPRILSTEELWAHPGPETNPPLRSSGSNLLYVIFTSGSTGTPKGAMLEHRGKLNHTLSMRERLKLGPSDVMAQTASQCFDVSVWQFLTPLTVGARVEIFDTALQYDAPRFLEEVERRGVTILEVVPSLLANLLEELERMGERRHPLAALRWPMPTGEALPPAYCRRWLRMYPDKPLLNAYGPTEVNDDTNLFVVDHPPAEDEERVPIGFPLDNLEMYLLDRRMEPVPIGIPGELYIGGIGVGRGYLNAPARTAEVFLPNPFSSRPGARFYKTGDVCRYREDGALEFVERADFQVKLRGFRIEPGDIETALQRYPRVKQAVVVVRDVSGGKELVAYVSFDEPRDGAPTPSGADQGQQLRSFLRERLPHYMVPAAVVVLPFLSLNANGKIDRKALPAPESALLARPAVRAPGTPLEKSLVAIWEELLGRTPIGVDESFFELGGHSLLAIRVHSRMREALGVDLPLRSLFELVTVEQLARKLEALRWAAGEPSASPASGEEREEFDL, from the coding sequence ATGACCCGCACCGCGATCGACGACATCTACCCGCTCTCGCCTTTGCAGCAGGGGCTGCTCTTCCAAAGCCTCTACGCGCCGGCCGCGGGGCAGCACGTGCTGCAGATTGTCTGCGCCCTGGAAGGCCCACTCGACCTCGCCGCGTTCCAGGCCACCTGGACGTACCTGCTCGAACGGCACGGGGCCCTGCGCGCCTCCTTCGCCTGGGATGACGTGGATGAGCCGCTGCAGATCCTCCACCGCGAGGTGGCGCTCCCGCTCGAGTCGCTCGACTGGCGGCAACTGGATGAGGGCACCCAGCGGAAGACGCTGGACGCATACCTGGAGGCGGACCGTGGGCGCGGCTTCGAGCTCGACAAGGCTCCGCTCATGCGGCTGGCGCTCGCCCGGCTCGGGGAGGCGCGGCATGTCTTCATCTGGAGCTGCCACCACCTGCTGACGGACGGCTGGTCGCTCGGGCTGCTGCTGCGGGAGTGCCTTGCGGCGTACCAGGCCCTCTCGGCGGGGCGGACGCCGGCGCCGGCCCCGGTGCGCCCCTACCGGGACTACATCGCGTGGGTGAAGCAGCAGCCGCGGGAGGCGGCCGAGCGCTACTGGCGGGAGCGGCTGCGGGGCTTCACCTCGCCCACGCCCGTGCCCTTCGCTCGCGCCTCCAAAGTGGGAGAGGCGGCGCGCCACGGACGGCGGGTGGCCTCGCTCTCGCGGGAGCTCTCGGAGCGGCTGCGCGACCTGGCGCGTGAGAATGCGCTCACGCTGAACACCGTCTTCCAGGGGGCCTGGGCCCTGCTGCTCTCGCGCTACACGGGCGAGCACGACGTCGTCTTCGGCGCCACGGTCTCCGGCCGCCCCGTCACCCTGCCGGGCGCCGAGGCCATGGTGGGCATGTTCATCAATACGCTGCCCGTCCGCGTCCGGGTGGAGCCGGACGCCGCGCTCCTGCCCTGGCTGCAGCGGCTCCAGACCGCGCAGGCGGAGTGCCAGCAGTACGAGTACAGCTCGCTCATGGAGGTCCAGGGGTGGAGCGAGCTGCCGCGCGGACAGCAGCTCTTCGACACGCTGCTCGTCTTCGAGAACTTTCCCCGCACGCTCGCCGAGGGCTCCCACCTGGGCCGGTTGGGGATTGGGGACATCGAGGTCCTCGACTACACCAACTTCGCCCTGGACCTGGACGTGCTCCCCGGGCCGGAGCTCACCCTGCTGGCGACCTTTGATCTCCACCGGCTCGAAGAGTCGCGGGTCGCCCGTCTGCTCTCGCACCTGCTCCACCTGCTGGCCCAGCTGGTCGCGCGCCCTGACGTGCCGCTGCGGGCGCTGGACATCCTCCCCGAGGAGGAGCGGCGCCGGTTGCTCGTGGAGTGGAGCCAGCGCCCCGTGGAGTTCCCGCTGGAGCGCCCGCTCCACGCGCTGGTCGAGGAGCAGGTGGCGCGGGCCCCGGAGCGGGTTGCCGTCACCCACCGGGACGCCTCGTTGACGTACGCGGAGCTCAATACGCGGGCGAACCGCGCGGCGCACCGGCTCATCGCGGAGGGCGTGGGGCCGGATGTCCTCGTCGCCTTGCTGGCCGAGCGGGAGCTGCACTTTCCCGTGAGCGTGCTGGGCGTGTTGAAGGCCGGCGGTGGGTACCTGCCACTCGATCCAGGGCTGCCTCCCGAGCGCCTCGCCCAGATTCTCGGCCAGAGCCGGGTACCGCTGGTGCTCGTGTCCCCCGGCCAGCGCGAGCTGTTGGAGCGGACGCTGGCCCAGCTGGGGCATCCGTCGCCGCCCCGGATCCTCTCCACCGAGGAGCTCTGGGCGCATCCCGGCCCCGAGACCAATCCGCCGCTCCGGAGCTCCGGCTCCAACCTGCTCTATGTCATCTTCACCTCGGGCTCCACGGGCACGCCCAAGGGGGCCATGCTCGAGCATCGCGGGAAGCTGAACCACACCCTGTCGATGAGGGAGCGCTTGAAGCTCGGCCCCTCGGATGTCATGGCGCAGACCGCGTCGCAGTGCTTCGACGTCTCGGTGTGGCAGTTCCTCACGCCGCTGACCGTGGGCGCGCGGGTGGAGATCTTCGACACCGCGCTCCAGTACGACGCGCCGCGCTTCCTCGAGGAGGTGGAGCGCCGGGGGGTGACAATCCTGGAGGTCGTGCCCTCGCTCCTGGCGAACCTGCTCGAGGAGCTCGAGCGGATGGGCGAGCGCCGCCACCCGTTGGCGGCGCTCCGCTGGCCCATGCCCACCGGCGAGGCGCTTCCGCCCGCGTACTGCCGCCGCTGGCTGCGGATGTACCCGGACAAGCCCCTGTTGAACGCCTATGGCCCCACCGAGGTGAACGACGACACGAACCTCTTCGTCGTCGACCACCCGCCCGCGGAGGACGAGGAGCGCGTCCCCATCGGCTTCCCCCTGGACAACCTGGAGATGTACCTGCTCGACCGGCGCATGGAGCCGGTGCCCATCGGCATCCCCGGTGAGCTGTACATCGGCGGCATCGGCGTGGGCCGGGGCTACCTGAACGCTCCCGCGCGGACCGCCGAGGTGTTCCTCCCCAACCCGTTCTCGTCGCGGCCAGGGGCCCGCTTCTACAAGACGGGGGATGTCTGCCGCTACAGGGAGGACGGCGCCCTCGAGTTCGTGGAGCGGGCGGACTTCCAGGTGAAGCTGCGCGGCTTCCGCATCGAGCCGGGGGACATCGAGACGGCGCTCCAGCGGTATCCTCGCGTCAAGCAGGCCGTGGTCGTCGTCCGTGACGTGAGCGGGGGGAAGGAGCTGGTGGCCTACGTCTCGTTCGATGAACCTCGCGACGGCGCGCCCACGCCCTCCGGCGCGGACCAGGGCCAGCAGCTGCGGAGCTTCCTCCGCGAGCGGCTCCCGCACTACATGGTGCCGGCCGCGGTGGTGGTTCTGCCGTTCCTGTCGCTCAACGCCAACGGGAAGATTGACCGCAAGGCGCTCCCGGCGCCCGAGTCGGCCTTGCTGGCCAGGCCGGCCGTCAGGGCGCCGGGCACCCCGCTGGAGAAGAGCCTGGTGGCGATCTGGGAGGAGCTCCTGGGACGCACGCCCATCGGGGTGGATGAGAGCTTCTTCGAGCTGGGCGGCCATTCGCTGCTCGCCATCCGCGTCCACTCCCGGATGCGGGAGGCCCTGGGCGTGGACCTGCCGCTGCGGAGCCTCTTCGAGCTGGTGACGGTGGAGCAGCTCGCACGGAAGCTCGAGGCGCTGCGCTGGGCCGCCGGCGAGCCCTCTGCGTCTCCGGCGAGCGGAGAAGAGCGCGAGGAGTTCGACCTCTAG